The genomic window TGATTGGGGCTTATCAGATGATTTTAAAACTTGGTTAGATTCGGCTTGTACATTCTATAATACATTAGTGGATAGAATCGTTCCAGGTTATCCTAAAGACCGAATCAAAGAGATTCACGAAGAGTTAGGATTTGAAGATCAGTTGGTAGTAGAAGGAGAGCAATTCCATTTGATGGTCATGGAAGGTGATCAATCCATTAAGGAAGTATTACCTTTTGAAAAAGCTGGTTTGAATATTATCGTAACGGATAATCAAGCACCTTACAGAACTAGAAAAGTGAGAATCCTAAACGGAGCACATACTTTGATGGTACCGGTAGGTTTATTGGCTGGGATTGAAACAGTAAGAGAGAATGTAGAAAATGAGCAAGTAGGTAAATTTGTAGATGATGCTGTAACCCTTGAAGTTATACCATCATTGCCTTCAGCAGAGGGTTTGGTTGAGTTTAAAGAAGATGTAATGGATCGTTTTAGAAATCCATTTATTCAGCATTACTTAAAAAGTATAGCACTAAACTCTTTTCCAAAGTTCAACACAAGGGTTTTACCATCAATTACTTCATTTATTGAGAAAGAAGGTAAAGTCCCATCTCATTTATTAATGTCATTTGCGGCATTAATCAAATTGTATGATCCTAAGAACCCTGTTGGTTTTAAACCTCAGGATAATCAAGATGTGGTTGAATTACTGAGTACTGTTTGGGAAGAATACAGATCCGAATATTTCAGTATTGATCAATTAGTTGAAAAAGTGCTCGCCTACAAAAATGTCTGGGGGCAAGATTTAAATCAACTACCACTTTTAAAAGAAGAATTATCGGTTTACCTAAGGGTAATTGATGCCGATGGTGGAGTACATTCCTATTTTTCAGAAAACGTTATCAATAGCTAATCATCCTGAATAAATAGAATAATTTTGATAAATTCCATATAGCAAAAAGGCTATCTTCAATTTGAGGATAGCCTTTTAACTTAATTAATGGATATATTTACTGGTCGATATCTACGCCCGTATTTCCGCTAAAACTATTCCTAGTAGAGCTAAGCTGACCACCGTTTTGCACACGTATTCCAGCATCTCCACTTTTGGAAATTGAACTGTTTTCTATAGTTAATGAAGCAGATGTTCCTACTTCTATATTTGCTTTTCGGTTTCCTCCATCAAATCCTTTTTGTCCGCCATTTTTAATAATGGTATGCATAATTACATTATTTGATGAATTGGATAAATAACGAAGTCCCCTCCAATAACCATTTACATCCTGATCTCCTTGAAAAATGATTTCATCTGTAGAAGTTCCGTTTGTTTTCAAAGATCCATCTTCTTGTACTTGGATTCCACTTTCTTGACGGCCATGGAATACAGCTCCTGCATCTACATTAATATCGGAAGCTAGGTATTCGATATTATCACATAATAAATAAGGAACATTAAGTGCTTGCCAAGTAGCATTTATAGTGGTTTCATCCCCACTCCAATACGAATCGATATAGTCTTTAGTATTACCAGTGTAATCACTGCCATTATCAAAATAATGGTAATGATTTACTTGTGTCATAACGGGAGCAAAATTTTCTGTAAGAGTATTATCAGCAAAGTCAACTAATACAGAAGTAAGTGTTCTTGTAAAAAGGCCATATCCTGCACTATTATATGATTTTGTATGTGTCATTTTTAATCGACCATCTCCATCCACCATAATATTGGCTTTTTCATTTCCTCCATCAAAACCTTTCTGACCTGCATCAGATATTTCAACATAAGTGAGTTCGTTATTTGTACTATTTGAATGGAATGATAATCCTCTCCATTTACCGGATAGACTTTCCTCCCCTCTAAAAATAATTATGTCAGAGGCTGTTCCTACGGCATTCAACGACCCTCCAGCTAAGATTTGTAGACCACTTTCATTACTACCAATTATTGTTGTACCTGCTGCAATTATAATATCAGATTCTATCACTTCAATATTCTCTGCCAGCTTGTAAGGAACATTGATTGCATTCCAAGTCATATCCTCATCACTATGAGTTGCACTCCACATACCTTCGATATAATCATTTGTATTTCCTGTATAATCAGATGTTTCATCAAAGAAATGAAAGTGATGAAATTGAGCGGATACAGCAGTTGCATTTAAAGTGATGATGTTATTACTAAATATTGTAAGGTTTGATGTTTTTTCTCTTAAATATAGACCATATCCACCTCCGTTAGTTAGTTTAGAGTTACTAATACTGATACTTGATTGATCGTTTATCATAATATTAGTTTTATGATTTGCTCCATCAAATCCTTTTTGACCTGCATAATCTATTTCGACATAATCTAAGATATTATTGCTGTTATTTGATTGAATATTAAGCCCTTTCCATGCACCTACTAATTGATTTACACCAGTTAAAATAATTGGTTCTTGTGCAGTACCTATTGCTTTTAGATACGCAGATGATGTTACATCAATTCCTGATTCACTGACAAAGACAATCTTTACTCCAGCTTCTATGGTAAGATTCGCTTGAAGTATGACATCAGATGAAGCTATATAATCAGGTAAAGTTGGGTCTTCAATTCGATTAGTTAAAGTTCGGTCCGAATTTAAAACACCTCCAATTTCTTCGGGTGAGTTCGTCCCACTTTCAACGACTATAGATATTTCATCAGAATCATTTGCTCCACTTGAGTTTATGGCATTTAATCTTAAAATGTATGTGCCAGTTGCTGTTGGGATAAATGAAGTCGTTGATGAAGTTGGATTTTCTACTTCAATTGAACTAACACCTGAGGGAATTTGAGTGAATTCCCATAAATAGTTTATACTTTCATTTTGACTATCAGTAGCTGATCCGTTTAATGTAACTTTATCACCTAAAAATACCGTTTGATCTTCACCAGCATCTACAGTCACCACACCGATTAGCTCTTCAATTGCTTTTTCATTGCTACAACTTTGTAAAAAAAGAAAAGCCAATAGATTGAAAGCAGCAAAGAGATTTAGTTTTAAAAATTTCATAAGAGAATAATTAATGGTAAAAAATTTAGAAATTATGTTTTGACAAAATTACCACTGATTATTCCTTGCATCAATTGGGGAAATTACTGAAATTGCGTCAGGAAAAACCCCTACAACTAACTTGACTCAAACTAAAATGTTATACAACAAATTACTATTACTCACTGCTCTATCAATTTCTTTTTCTCTAAATGCTACGAATAAAGAACCACTTGATAGCTTAAAAATTGAAGTCCTAAAAATGTCTGATAAAGAGAAAATATCTTTTTATTATGAACATTGTACAGACTATTCAGCTTCTCCACAGAAAGCTAAAAATGCCTTGTTTTTTCTTGATGAAGCCATTGAGCTATCAGAAAAAATGAATGATAAAGACTCTTATTATCGATTTAGAATTGAAAAATTAGGAGCTCAATCCATTCTCGAGAATGATAGTACGAAAATTTTAGAAATGGATGATATGATTTCGGAATTGAAAGACTATAATAATCTTGCTTTAATTCAGAGGGCCTTGGTCATTAAAGGAAATGAGCTTGAACAAATGGACTTAATGAGCGATGCAAAGAAGACTTACTTGGCTGCTTTGGATTATGCAATTACTCTAAAAGACACAAGCAGGCAAGGTGTGATATACAACAATCTAGGAAATATAGCGAATAAGACGAGTAGGAATGAAGAAGCGATAAAATACTATCTCCAAAGCTTGACCTTGAGGGAAAAAGGAGATCTTAAGAATCTAAATCGAACGTACAATAACATTTCTCAGATTTATAAAAGAATTGGAGATTATGAAAAATCAATTCTTTATAATCAAAAAGCAATACAGGTTCAGGTGGCTCAAAAAAATGTTTTCGGACAAAGTATAAGTTATTTAAACTTGGGGAACACCTATAGACATATGGGGCAGTATGATAGTTCAATATATTATAATAAAGAAGCGCTCCGTTTAAGTGAGTCAATTAATGACACAATAGGGTTTGCATTCGCTTTTTATAATTTAGGGTCATCCAATTTTTCAAAAAAAGATTTTCATGAAGCCATCAAATACTATAAAAAGGCCTATCCCATTTATGAGAAAGGTAATATGAAATCATATGCAGCATCTACATTAAATAGTTTATCAGCATCTTATAGGAGTGCAGGAAATTTAAAAAAAGCTGAGTATTATTTAATCAAGGCAGAGGTGCTTTCTAAAGATCTAAACTCATTTAGTCTAAAAGAAAATATTCATCAGAATTATTATTACATATACAAGGATCAAGGTAATTATAAAGAAGCACTTAAACATAGTGAACTCTACAAACAATATGCTGATAGCGTTCTGAATGAAAGTCAACTTGAAAAAATTGCAAGTCTCGAAAAAGACTATGAAATAAAAGATAGAGACAATAAAATAGCTTTGTTGGATAAGGAAAATGAACTTGCAGAGTTAAAAATTACACAACAAAATCTTGTTAGAAAAGGATTGATCCTATTGATTTTTATGACGTTCATTGTAGCATTTGTACTGTTCAGTAAATACAATGCAAAACGAAAAACGGAACGTATTTTATCTTTAAAAAATCAAGCATTAGACGAGGCTAACCATGTAAAAGATCAATTCTTTTCTATCATTGCTCATGAATTAAGAAATCCTTTGTCTGCATTTAAGATGTTAACAAATGGATTGAAATCGAACTTAAACTATTACTCTAAAGAAGAGATTGAAGATCAGCTGAATGAACTTAGGTTGTCAGCAAATAGTTTAAGTGAATTATTACAAAACTTATTACAATGGTCTTTATCTCAAACAGATAGAATGATAATTCAGCCAATAGATTCAGATGTGAAAGTAGTTTTAGATAATGTGATTCAACACTCAAATAGTTTTGCTCAACAAAGAGGAATCAAAATAAATAATGAGAAAGTAAACAATAGTATGATCAAAATGGATATTCAAACTATGGAGTTTGTTTTTAGAAACCTTATTATCAATTCCATTAAATTTTCACCATCAGATAGCGAAGTAATCATTGAAACAAATGAGCATACTGATTTTTTAAAAGTGAGTATAAAAGATCATGGAATTGGAATGTCAGAAAATGATGTTGAAAAACTTTTTCAATTGAATTACAATATGAATACGATTGGAAATTCTCCAAATAAAGGAAGTGGATTAGGTTTACTATTAGTTAAAGAATTTGTTAGTAGAAATAATGGTAGAATAGAAGTTCATAGTCAACTTTCTAAAGGAACTACAATTGATATATACTTACCTAAATACTAATGTTATGGAAAAGAAAATAAATATAGCTATCATTGATGATCATAAAATTATTCTTCAAGGTTTAAAGTCAATGATGATTGCAGAAGATGCTATTAAGATTTTAGGTTTATATCAAACAACAAAGGATTTTTTAATTTCAGAAACCATACAACAGATTGATATTTTATTGCTTGATATCAACCTAGGTAATGAATCAGGAATCTTGTTTGCTAAAAAGCTTAAAAAAAAATTTAACGATTTGAAAATCATTATGCTCACTGCTTTTGATGATGATACAAATGTTGAAGATGCAATTCTTGTAGGTGTTGATGCCTATATAACTAAAGATGCCGAAAAAGATGAATTGGTTTTGTCAATTCATGAAGTTTTTAATGGTAGGAAATATTTTGGTAAGAAAGTATCCAAATTAGTTTTTGATGGTTTTATACAAAATGTGAAATCTAAAAATGAAATTCCATTAAGTGAGCGTGAGTGTGAAGTATTAACCCATATTGCAGAAGGTTTAAAACATAAAGAAATTGCTGATGTTATGTGTGTGAGTGTTAAAACTGTAGAAACTCATAAGTCTAATTTACAGAGGAAACTAGAGTTATATACTACTGCTGATTTAGTGAAATATGCATTGAAGAATAGATTAATAGAAATGTAAATTATGTAACTAAAACTAATATTTTTTATGGGATTATAGCTTATCTTTAATTTTTATTGATAATATAAGTCTCTAGATCTTTACAGTTTAAATTTAAACGAATTTAAAAATAGGTAATGTTTGTAAATTTGTTTAAACAATTAATAATAAAATAAGAACTTGCCAATGCTAAATTATCAACAACCCTTTTGACTAAGCATTAACATGTTCAGGAATTTATTAATTCTCCTATTTTCACTTCTTATACTTTCGTGTGCTAAGGAAAAGAAAGTAGCTAATAACAAACCTATTTATCCATATAAAGTTGTTCAAGCTGAAATTAGAGATGTATCTTACGAAAAGGCTTACCCCGCAAGTGTAAAGGGTGAGGTGAGTAGTGAAGTACGTGCAAAAATTAGTGGCTATATCGATGCCGTATATGTAGATGAAGGTCAGAAAGTTCGAAAAGGACAGAAACTTTTTCATATAGAAACAGCTTCTTTAAGCGAGCAAGTACAAACTGCGAAGGCACAAGTAGAAGTAGCCGAAGTTGAAGTGGCTCGTCTTCGTCCTTTGGTAGAAAAGAAAGTAATATCAGAAATCCAATTGAAGACGGCAGAGGCGAAATTGGCAGAGATGAAGAGTAATCTAAATACCATCTATGCGAATATTAGTTACGCCACAATTACTAGTCCGGTGAATGGTGTAGTAGGTTCAATTAACTTTAGACAAGGTACTTTGGTGGGACCGAATACTGCTTCTTTAACAGAGGTGTCAGATATTCAAAATGTCTATGCTTACTTCTCGATGAACGAGAAAGACTTCCTTTCTTTTACGAAAGATGTAAAAGGTAAAGATATGGAAGAAAAAATCAAAAACTTGCCAAGTGTACAATTGCTATTGGCCGATGGATCTTTGTATGCTAACGAAGGAAATATTGTAACGATTTCTGGTAGTATCAATCAGGAAACGGGATCAGTATCATTTAGAGCAAAATTCCCTAACCAAGAAGGTATTCTGAGAGACGGTAGTAGTGCAAGAGTTATTGTGAAGAACGAAGTGAAAGATGCTTTGGTCATTCCTTATCAATCTACTTTTGAGCAACAAGGTCAGACGATCGTTTATAAAGTTTCAGAAACTGATTCTTTGTATACTAAAAAAATTACGACTTCTATCAAAACAGATCGTTTGTTAGTGATCGACCACGGTATTGAGAAGGGAGATAAAATTCTTGCTGAAGGTGTAAACGTTGTTCGATCAGGACAAAAAATTAAATCAAAACTAACCACTGTGGATGAAGTTTTAGATACTTATCAAACGGCATTCAAATAAGAAAAAATCAACTTCATGTTACAAAAATTTATAGATAGACCGGTACTATCCACTGTAATTTCTATTGTAATTACTTTGCTGGGTATACTAGGTTATATGGATCTACCTGTATCACAGTATCCAAATATTGCCCCTCCAACTGTTGCAGTAACAGCAAGTTACCCTGGAGCGAGTGCACAAACTATTCTTGAAAGTGTGATTGTACCTATTGAGGAACAAATTAATGGTGTAGAAGGCATGACTTACATGACTTCTAGTGCTTCAAACGATGGAGCTGCATCGATTACAGTTTTCTTCGAACAAGGTATTGATCCCGATGTGGCGGCGGTAAACGTACAAAACAGGGTAGCAAGAGCCAATTCTAAATTACCATCAGAGGTGATTCGTGGTGGTGTAATTACAGAAAAGAAAGAAAACTCTGCCTTATTATACGCAGCGATTTATTCAGAAAATAAGGATTACGGAGAAACATTCGTGACCAACTATTTAAACATCCAATTGAAGCCTGAATTGCAAAGGGTAAAAGGGGTGGCAGCCGTAAACGTTTTTGGTTCAAGAGATTACTCCATGAGAATATGGTTGGACCCAGCAAAAATGTCGACGTACTCTTTAACAACTGCAGATATTCAGAATGCTATTAATGAGCAAAGTTTGGAAGCAGCTGCTGGAGCATTAGGTCAGAACTCTGGTTCGCCTTTCGAATTTGTGATCAAGTATAAAGGTCGTTATAAGACACCACAAGAATACAAAGACATTATTATTCGCTCTGAAGGAAATGGTCGTTTTCTTCGTCTAAAAGATGTGGCGGAAGTAGAATTGGATGCCTTTTCTTACGATACAAAATCAATTACTTTGGGTCACCCAAGTGTGAGTTTTGGTGTGTTCCAAACGCCTGGATCAAATGCTCAGGAAGTAATTGAAAACCTTCACTTAGAGTTGAAACGCTTGGAAAAAACGTTTCCTGATGGCGTAAAATATGTGATCAACTACGATACAAACAGATTCTTAACGGCATCAATGAAAAAAGTACAAGTGACTTTAATTGAAGCTTTCATTCTTGTATTCCTTGTAGTGTGGATCTTCTTACAAGATTTTAAATCGACATTAATTCCTGCAATTGCAGTTCCAGTAGCCATTATTGGTACATTCTTTTTCTTAGGAGTATTAGGCTATTCCGTCAATTTATTAACCTTATTTGCTTTAGTCCTCGCCATTGGTATTGTGGTAGATGACGCCATTGTAGTCGTCGAAGCCGTCCATGCCAAAATGGACAATGGAGAAGAGGATTCTCATAGAGCCACAAGTACAGCAATGAGCGAAATCTCAGGTGCGATTATCTCAGTAACATTAGTAATGGCTGCCGTTTTCGTACCAATTACCTTCATTAAAGGGCCATCAGGTGTATTCTATGAGCAATTTGGGGTAACACTGATTATATCGATTTTGATATCCGCAGTAAATGCCTTGACGTTGAGTCCTGCACTTTGTGTGATGTTCTTAAGAAAACACGATGGACATGAAAAGAAATCTTTCTTCGATAGATTTTACGAAGTATTCAACATAGCTTTTGATGTAGCTGTCAAGAAATATGCTCGTACTTTGGAGCTATTCTTAAAAGTAAAATGGCTGACATTGGTAGCCATCATTTTATCGTTCGCAGGGATTTTATATTTCAATGAAAAAACACCATCAGGTTTTGTGCCTTCAGAAGATAGAGGAGTGGTGTTTATCAATATGGAACTTCCAATTGGTTCATCATTGGACCGTACATTTTCCATGACGGAAGAAATGTTAGCGGCAATAAAAGATATTCCGGGTATTCACTCGGCATCTATGAGATCGGGATCGAACTTCTTCTCGGGTGCAGGTAGTTCGTATGCCTTAGGTTTCGTACTTCTTAAGGGATACGACGAAAGAACGACTCCAGAAACAAGTATTGAAGGAATTTTGGCAGAATTAAAGAAGAGAACGGCACATATTAAAACAGCCAAAACCATCTTCTTTGTTCCTCCTAGTATTCCAGGTTTCGGTAGTTCGGATGGTTTCGAATTACAGATTCTAGACAAAGCATCAGGTCAGTTATCTGGGTTGGATGAAGTGGCGACAAAATTCACAAATGAGATCATGAAATCTGATGTGATTGCCTTTGCCTCTAATTCATTTAACGTGAACTTCCCTCAGTTGGAGATGGAAATTGATGTAGCAAAAGCCAAAGAATCCAAAGTACTTATTGGAGATATTTTTAAGTCAATGCAAGGGTTTATTGGTGGTTATTATGTCGCCGACTTCACAAGGTTTGGTAAACAGCTGAGAGTGAATATGCAAGTAAAACCTGAAGATCGTAAGAATGCAGGAAGCTTGGACAATATGTTTGTGAGAAACAGTGAAGGTACCATGGTGCAGATTTCGGAATTTGTGAAATTGAAACGTTCTTATGGTCCTCAATCGATCAAACGTTTCAACTTATACAATGCAGTATCAGTGAACGGTGGTGTGATGCCAGGACACAGTTCTGGTGAGGCCATCAAAGAGATTGATAGAATTGCAGCCGAAACCTTACCGATGAATTATGAAATTGCTTACTCTGGTTTAACGAGAGAAGAGATCAGTTCATCAGGACAATCAGTTTATATTTTCATGTTAAGTATCTTGTTTACTTATCTGTTCTTGGCGGCACAATATGAAAGTTATGTATTGCCGTTTGCTGTATTGTTCTCCTTACCTTTTGGGGTATTAGGTGCTTATAGTTTTACGTATTGGAGAGGTTTGGAAAACAACATTTATTTCCAAATTGCCATGATTATGTTGGTAGGTCTACTTGCGAAGAATGCCATTCTGATTATTGAGTTCGCCCTCCAGCGAAGGAACGAAGGCTACTCCTTATACGATGCCGCCATCGAAGGAGCAAAAGAACGTATTCGTCCAATCTTAATGACCTCTTTTGCCTTCATTTTAGGTTTAACCCCATTAGTAATGGCCGAAGGAGTTGGTGCAGCAGGTAACAAATCAATTGGTACAGGTGCAATGGCAGGTATGTTGGTGGGGACCTTACTAGGTTTAATTTTTATCCCAGTATTGTTTGTGGTATTCCAAGGTCTTCATGAGAAGATTGTACCGAAAAGATCTCATCAAAAACGTAAAAAAGAGAAATTAGAACATGCATAAAATTAAATATATATGGATGGGTGTGTTGATCAGCACACTCTTCTCTTCTTGTTTAATTCGTAAAGAATATAATCGAACAGTTGAAGTCGACAACGATCATCTCTACAGAATTAGTAATGAGAATGTAGATAAATCTGAAAACTTCGGACAAATACAGTGGTCAGACTTCTTTAAAGACAGCCTGCTGAATAACTATATCCAGAAATCAATATCAAATAATTACGACGTACGTATAGCTCTCGAAAATGTAGAGATTGCCAAGTCGTTGTTTTTGCAAGGTAAGAGTGTCAACCTTCCTTCAATCAATGGAAATGTAGGAGCAGGTTATACACAAAACTCAGCCAACACACCTGTAGGTAGTGTTTTTGGAAATCAGCAACAATACAATGTAGGTGTTGATGTTTCTTGGGAAGCTGATATTTGGGGTAAACTAAAAGCCACTACCGAAGCCTCAAGAATGAATTTACTCACCCAAGAGGAAGTTAAAAAAGCCATAGTATCTGATTTGGTAAGTCAGGTGGCTTATAACTATTACCGATTGATAGGGTATGATAAGCAAAAAGAAATCTTATTAAAAACGATCAAATCGAGAGAAGAAAGTTTAGAGGTAACACAAGCCCTATACGAATCAGGTGAATTGACTTTAGTCGCTGTAAAACAAACAGAAGCACTACTTTATAATTCTAAAGTACTTTTAGTTGAAGCAGAAAAGAACATCGAAATCTCTGAAAACGCCATCTCATTTTTAATGGGAGAAGCAGGTCAATCCATAGAAAGAGATTCCATTTTCAACGATCAATTTGATTTTCAATTAGACGTAGGTTTACCTATTCAACTTTTAGAAAATCGCCCAGACGTAAAAGCAGCGGAGTACAACCTTATCACCGCTTTCGAAAATGTAAATATCGCCAAAGCCAATTTCTATCCATCATTTAGAATTACGGCATCAGGTGGTCTCCAAAGTATTCAAGTCCAAGATTGGTTCAATCCTCAATCTTTCCTTTTCAATGTATTAGGACAAGTCACACAACCGATCTGGAATCAACGTCAGATTAAAACAAATTACGAAATCACACAGAGTCAAGAAAAAATAGCACTCCACAATTTCGAAAAACAAATCCTTCTTGCCGGTCAAGAAGTATCCAACTCCGTTTTAATCATCGATAAACAAGAGCAAAAAATCATCAACCAAGAAGCAGAATGTGAAGCCTACCGCCTTGCAGTACAATATTCTCAGGATCTCTTGGTCTCTGGTTCTGCCAACTACTTAGAAGTAGTCACCGCTCGCCAAAACCTTTTGGCTTCCGAACTTATCCTAGTAAATAACAAGCTGGATAAGATTACGGAGTTGATTAGGTTGTATAGAGCTTTAGGTGGGGGATGGAGTTGATAAATTAAAAATGAAAAGTTAAAAATGAAAAACGTAGTTAGTTAAATAGTTCGTGTAAACGGTATTTACTAACTACGTTTTTGATTTTGAAGTATTGATAATTTTCATCAAGATGTGTTTGATATCTTTGAGATCATTTAGAAGGCTCGAATACATTATATTCGTTAAATATGATGTGGCATGTAATAAGCGAATCCAATATATACTTTCATTGGTCTCTTTTAATGATATTGACAGTTTATGAATAAAGTCTGATTTACTTTGTGCAAATTCTGCTTCTGAAATATTTGCTCCTATAGACGTACCTGATCTCAATAATTGTTTTGACATTATAAATTCATTTTTCTGATCAGAAAGATATTTATAGGAGTTGACAATGCGAATAGAGAGTTGGAAAGATTTTTCAGCAACAAGACTCATGGTGTTTATAATTAAAATGAATGTTAAGCGTTAATTATTCAAACATAATTAAAAGTCTTACTAATACCAATAACAAAAAACGTAGTTAGTTAATTCTATGTACACTTACAGCTTAACTAACTACGTTTTTCATTTTTAACTTTTCATTTTTAATTTCAAAAAGTTTATATCAATTTAAAAATCTCGTCACTAGATAGTCTCGACTTCGGCAATTTCGCATTAAAATCTCCCTCAGCTCTATATCCAAGAGATACGAGACATAAAGAAGTAAAACCTTTTTCTCTGAGTCCAAATTCTTCATCCATTGCTTTCATGTCGAGGCCTTCCATTGGTACAGCGTCAATTCCCATGACTGCGGCACCGAGTAGTAGGTTACCTATGTTTAGGTAGACTTGTTTGTCCATCCAATGCTGGAGATCTTTAAGGTCGTATTTATGGATATCTGCAAATACGTTACGACCACCATGCATTTGATCTTTAAATTCTTGTTGTGCGAAGCGACCGTCTTTGTCTTCTTTATCCAATATATGTAACATATAGTCTTCATCTGCAGTTGTTCTTGAGCAAAATAAAACTACATGTGAGGCATTTAAAACTTTTGGTTCATTAAAGGCAAAGAATCCTTGTGTACCTTTTGCGATTCGTTTTTTACCTTCTTCAGAGCCTGCAATAATGAAGTGCCATGGTTGAATATTGGTACTTGAAGCACACATTCGAAGTAAGTTTTTGATTTGTTCAAAATCTTCATCAGAGATTTTTTTTGTTGGGTCAAACTCCTTTGTAGAGTAACGCCAATTCATTACTTCTTTTAAGTTCATGGGTTGTATTTTAAGAGTTAAAAATTTGATATCCGAAAATATCAAATCATAGAAGAAGACGGATTCTTTTTGAAAGAAAGTATTAGTGTATCTTATTAAAAATCAATTGAAAAGTAGGTTACTTATATTTATTCCTTCATTTCACAACAAGCACCATTGTAGCAAAAGAAAAATGCTCTTCAC from Flammeovirga yaeyamensis includes these protein-coding regions:
- a CDS encoding four helix bundle protein; its protein translation is MSLVAEKSFQLSIRIVNSYKYLSDQKNEFIMSKQLLRSGTSIGANISEAEFAQSKSDFIHKLSISLKETNESIYWIRLLHATSYLTNIMYSSLLNDLKDIKHILMKIINTSKSKT
- a CDS encoding efflux RND transporter permease subunit, with protein sequence MLQKFIDRPVLSTVISIVITLLGILGYMDLPVSQYPNIAPPTVAVTASYPGASAQTILESVIVPIEEQINGVEGMTYMTSSASNDGAASITVFFEQGIDPDVAAVNVQNRVARANSKLPSEVIRGGVITEKKENSALLYAAIYSENKDYGETFVTNYLNIQLKPELQRVKGVAAVNVFGSRDYSMRIWLDPAKMSTYSLTTADIQNAINEQSLEAAAGALGQNSGSPFEFVIKYKGRYKTPQEYKDIIIRSEGNGRFLRLKDVAEVELDAFSYDTKSITLGHPSVSFGVFQTPGSNAQEVIENLHLELKRLEKTFPDGVKYVINYDTNRFLTASMKKVQVTLIEAFILVFLVVWIFLQDFKSTLIPAIAVPVAIIGTFFFLGVLGYSVNLLTLFALVLAIGIVVDDAIVVVEAVHAKMDNGEEDSHRATSTAMSEISGAIISVTLVMAAVFVPITFIKGPSGVFYEQFGVTLIISILISAVNALTLSPALCVMFLRKHDGHEKKSFFDRFYEVFNIAFDVAVKKYARTLELFLKVKWLTLVAIILSFAGILYFNEKTPSGFVPSEDRGVVFINMELPIGSSLDRTFSMTEEMLAAIKDIPGIHSASMRSGSNFFSGAGSSYALGFVLLKGYDERTTPETSIEGILAELKKRTAHIKTAKTIFFVPPSIPGFGSSDGFELQILDKASGQLSGLDEVATKFTNEIMKSDVIAFASNSFNVNFPQLEMEIDVAKAKESKVLIGDIFKSMQGFIGGYYVADFTRFGKQLRVNMQVKPEDRKNAGSLDNMFVRNSEGTMVQISEFVKLKRSYGPQSIKRFNLYNAVSVNGGVMPGHSSGEAIKEIDRIAAETLPMNYEIAYSGLTREEISSSGQSVYIFMLSILFTYLFLAAQYESYVLPFAVLFSLPFGVLGAYSFTYWRGLENNIYFQIAMIMLVGLLAKNAILIIEFALQRRNEGYSLYDAAIEGAKERIRPILMTSFAFILGLTPLVMAEGVGAAGNKSIGTGAMAGMLVGTLLGLIFIPVLFVVFQGLHEKIVPKRSHQKRKKEKLEHA
- a CDS encoding TolC family protein, with product MHKIKYIWMGVLISTLFSSCLIRKEYNRTVEVDNDHLYRISNENVDKSENFGQIQWSDFFKDSLLNNYIQKSISNNYDVRIALENVEIAKSLFLQGKSVNLPSINGNVGAGYTQNSANTPVGSVFGNQQQYNVGVDVSWEADIWGKLKATTEASRMNLLTQEEVKKAIVSDLVSQVAYNYYRLIGYDKQKEILLKTIKSREESLEVTQALYESGELTLVAVKQTEALLYNSKVLLVEAEKNIEISENAISFLMGEAGQSIERDSIFNDQFDFQLDVGLPIQLLENRPDVKAAEYNLITAFENVNIAKANFYPSFRITASGGLQSIQVQDWFNPQSFLFNVLGQVTQPIWNQRQIKTNYEITQSQEKIALHNFEKQILLAGQEVSNSVLIIDKQEQKIINQEAECEAYRLAVQYSQDLLVSGSANYLEVVTARQNLLASELILVNNKLDKITELIRLYRALGGGWS
- the nfsB gene encoding oxygen-insensitive NAD(P)H nitroreductase, with the translated sequence MNLKEVMNWRYSTKEFDPTKKISDEDFEQIKNLLRMCASSTNIQPWHFIIAGSEEGKKRIAKGTQGFFAFNEPKVLNASHVVLFCSRTTADEDYMLHILDKEDKDGRFAQQEFKDQMHGGRNVFADIHKYDLKDLQHWMDKQVYLNIGNLLLGAAVMGIDAVPMEGLDMKAMDEEFGLREKGFTSLCLVSLGYRAEGDFNAKLPKSRLSSDEIFKLI